The following are encoded together in the Pontibacter liquoris genome:
- a CDS encoding PKD domain-containing protein gives MRLFLPKHYTLFLLLLCFIVGRPLVALSQTCTVSIESNRGTTLCEGESIELTSRPGAGFTPTAWQWYRDNQPLAGATSATYTTNVGGVYRVEASGGACAKVPSGDFSVTVVPTPAKPIFSISNNNTCAGTALEFTVINPQPGVVYTWDFGDGSISNQNPVTHTYEAKGTGVASFDVSVFGVSPQGCSSDTLTQSVSVKKVPEIAFTEKNDFQVCLPDSVEPQDTAVFAELTNVTADNFKNDINTYYIDWGDGKEVPYPAKSTTFPLKAPNAFPDLGDYTIKVRGENTNQCSALFEQVYSYSKKPKANFTLDKKSSTTPGNCTPIIVSLGDSSTGGNLTYLWEIKDQNNIGGYSIVFGGLDQDTLQIEFTLPGVFQLQLVVSNGCGSDTTEQSIVVGYPQAQLPAPVIACGDTTIKYNAQNTFIDANLGKITKYEWFVDGALVSGEQFPELTFNRPGVYKVSLRVTNDCGTSDDIGPPQPQEITINPVPSKPIVQGQTTCAGDSVTLRPQAAGTYEWYDQPTGGTLLASGASFTTPLLNQTTTFYVQAKSDLGCSSERVPVIVTVTPAIDNNVISPVAQSICKGGTASQLTGTAPTGGPGTGYTYTWQASTTGPDAGFALANGTNNAAEYTPAALSQTTWFRRVVSSGTCTADTSDAVQVTVVPVIENNTINASQEICAQEQPAPLTGTPPTGGDGVTFAISWEVSTDGPTTGFVPAPGNNTGANYTPGVLTQDSWFRRVVASGGCQMASEPVKISVLPALANNTIAQDQNVCRGTAPQSLLGSAPTGGNGKYTYLWESSTSSATGGFTAAAGTNNGQSYNPGGLSRTTWFRRIITTGSCKADTSAAVQITVSEGVTNNSITASQTVCAGQTPATLTGSAPTGGTGTYTYLWQSSTISPDAGFVDAAGANTGTTYSPQALTQNTWFRRLVTSAGCADTSAAIAITVTPVPKAPSLTVRDAVACQDSSATLTVQDPGSSTTYEWYTAPAGGRPVFIGPVFQTPALSQPTTFYVQAVNTSGCSSATRTPVAVNVIRAEANAGPDVTIIQRRTTELRASGGATYHWEPATGLSSPDVANPVARPDVTTTYTVTVTTAEGCQATDEVTVTVIPAITIPNAFSPNHDGVNEVWEIENIHNFPEARVEIFNRWGNLLYTSNGYGTPWDGTYNGQELPVATYYYIIYLNSTEKPISGNVTIIR, from the coding sequence GGTGACCGTAGTCCCAACGCCTGCCAAACCGATTTTCAGCATCAGCAACAACAATACCTGCGCCGGCACCGCGCTGGAGTTTACCGTGATCAACCCGCAGCCCGGTGTTGTTTATACCTGGGATTTTGGCGATGGCAGCATCTCCAATCAAAACCCCGTTACCCATACGTATGAGGCCAAAGGCACCGGCGTAGCTTCCTTCGATGTGTCGGTGTTCGGGGTGAGTCCGCAGGGCTGCTCCTCCGATACCCTCACCCAGTCGGTTTCTGTTAAAAAGGTGCCAGAGATAGCCTTCACCGAGAAGAACGATTTCCAGGTGTGCCTGCCCGACAGCGTGGAGCCGCAGGACACCGCCGTCTTTGCCGAGCTCACCAACGTTACGGCCGACAATTTTAAGAACGACATTAACACCTATTATATAGACTGGGGCGATGGCAAAGAAGTCCCTTATCCGGCTAAATCCACAACCTTCCCTTTAAAGGCTCCCAACGCTTTTCCTGACCTGGGGGATTATACGATCAAGGTTCGCGGCGAGAATACGAACCAGTGCAGCGCCTTGTTCGAGCAGGTATACAGCTACAGCAAAAAGCCCAAAGCCAACTTTACCCTCGATAAAAAGTCCTCGACAACGCCGGGCAACTGTACGCCTATCATCGTGTCGTTGGGCGACAGCTCGACGGGTGGTAACCTGACCTACCTCTGGGAGATAAAAGACCAGAACAACATCGGCGGCTACTCCATTGTTTTCGGGGGGCTGGACCAGGATACGCTCCAGATCGAATTTACCCTGCCCGGTGTTTTCCAGTTACAGCTGGTGGTGAGCAACGGCTGCGGCAGCGATACCACCGAGCAAAGCATTGTGGTAGGTTACCCGCAGGCCCAGTTGCCGGCGCCCGTTATTGCCTGTGGCGACACCACTATCAAGTATAACGCTCAGAATACCTTTATTGATGCCAACCTGGGGAAGATCACCAAGTATGAATGGTTTGTAGATGGCGCGTTGGTCTCGGGCGAGCAGTTTCCGGAGCTGACCTTTAACCGACCCGGCGTGTACAAGGTTTCGCTGCGCGTCACCAACGACTGTGGCACCAGCGACGACATCGGGCCGCCGCAGCCGCAGGAAATCACCATCAACCCCGTGCCTTCCAAGCCTATTGTGCAAGGCCAGACCACCTGCGCCGGCGATTCGGTTACGCTCCGGCCGCAGGCAGCCGGCACTTACGAATGGTATGACCAGCCTACGGGCGGTACATTGCTGGCTTCCGGTGCCTCTTTCACCACGCCCCTGCTGAACCAGACCACTACCTTTTATGTGCAGGCCAAAAGCGATTTAGGATGCAGCAGCGAGCGCGTGCCTGTGATCGTGACCGTAACGCCCGCCATTGATAATAACGTGATCAGCCCGGTAGCGCAGAGCATCTGCAAAGGCGGCACGGCCTCCCAGCTTACCGGCACTGCGCCAACAGGCGGGCCGGGCACCGGCTATACTTACACCTGGCAGGCCAGCACCACCGGCCCTGATGCAGGATTTGCCCTGGCCAACGGCACCAACAATGCCGCCGAGTACACCCCTGCCGCCCTCAGCCAGACCACCTGGTTCCGCCGCGTGGTGAGCTCTGGCACCTGTACCGCCGACACCAGCGATGCCGTGCAGGTAACCGTGGTGCCTGTGATCGAGAACAATACCATCAATGCTTCGCAGGAGATCTGCGCCCAGGAGCAGCCCGCCCCCCTGACCGGCACGCCCCCTACCGGAGGCGACGGCGTAACCTTTGCCATTAGCTGGGAGGTGAGCACCGACGGCCCAACCACCGGCTTTGTGCCTGCACCCGGTAACAACACAGGGGCAAATTATACACCCGGTGTGCTGACGCAGGATTCCTGGTTCCGGCGTGTGGTAGCATCCGGCGGTTGCCAGATGGCCTCCGAGCCCGTTAAGATCAGCGTACTGCCCGCTTTGGCAAACAACACCATCGCCCAGGACCAGAACGTTTGCCGGGGCACGGCACCGCAGTCGCTGCTGGGTTCGGCCCCGACAGGTGGTAATGGCAAGTATACGTACCTCTGGGAGAGCAGCACCAGCAGTGCCACCGGCGGCTTTACGGCTGCGGCAGGCACCAACAATGGGCAGAGTTATAACCCCGGGGGCCTTAGCCGCACTACCTGGTTCCGGCGCATCATAACAACCGGCTCCTGCAAAGCCGACACCAGCGCTGCTGTGCAGATCACCGTAAGCGAAGGCGTGACCAACAACAGCATCACCGCCAGCCAGACGGTTTGTGCCGGGCAAACACCCGCCACCCTGACAGGCTCTGCGCCTACCGGGGGCACCGGCACCTATACTTACCTGTGGCAGAGTAGTACCATCAGCCCTGATGCCGGGTTTGTGGATGCCGCAGGCGCCAACACGGGTACTACCTATTCGCCGCAGGCGCTGACGCAGAATACCTGGTTCCGGCGCCTGGTTACCTCGGCCGGTTGCGCCGATACTTCTGCCGCTATTGCCATCACGGTTACACCGGTGCCCAAGGCGCCAAGCCTGACCGTGCGCGATGCCGTGGCCTGCCAGGATAGCTCCGCGACCTTAACCGTGCAGGACCCGGGCAGCAGCACAACGTACGAATGGTATACTGCGCCTGCAGGCGGCAGGCCGGTGTTTATCGGACCTGTTTTCCAGACGCCCGCCCTATCGCAGCCGACCACTTTTTATGTGCAGGCGGTAAATACGAGCGGTTGCAGCAGTGCTACCCGCACACCGGTAGCCGTAAACGTGATCCGGGCTGAGGCGAATGCCGGGCCGGATGTGACCATCATCCAGCGCCGCACCACGGAGCTTCGGGCATCGGGCGGCGCCACCTATCATTGGGAGCCAGCCACCGGCCTCAGCAGTCCGGATGTTGCTAACCCGGTAGCCCGCCCCGACGTCACTACCACCTATACGGTAACCGTGACAACGGCCGAAGGCTGCCAGGCAACCGATGAAGTGACCGTGACTGTTATTCCGGCCATTACCATACCCAACGCCTTCTCGCCTAACCACGACGGCGTGAATGAAGTATGGGAGATCGAGAACATTCATAATTTCCCGGAAGCACGTGTGGAGATCTTTAACCGCTGGGGCAACCTACTTTATACTTCGAACGGGTATGGCACGCCCTGGGATGGCACCTACAATGGCCAGGAACTGCCGGTAGCCACCTACTACTACATCATATACCTCAACAGCACCGAGAAGCCCATCTCAGGCAACGTGACTATTATCCGATGA
- a CDS encoding PorP/SprF family type IX secretion system membrane protein gives MKKLFILLVAFMGVAMQGVAQQRPQYSQYMLNNYLLNPAITGIEDYADIRVSNRRQWVGLDGAPVTYYLTAHTPLNKGAASNKFHKELAHHGVGIAFHTDKTGPLRRTGLTGSYAYHLPLTRTINVAAGAAVGLIRNSLNAGELAFTNPNDPLVGGGNLNNNQLDLNLGLWLYSKNFSLGVSGAQLLEGTGSFRSPEESRAAFGLQRHYFVTGAYRLQPTETIDIIPSVMVKLADPSPVSIDASVRAIYDNRFWVGAAYRHEDAVVGMVGVYISPLLDVSYSYDATISNLNKVSAGTHEIVVGFKLLNNHRIICPEWIW, from the coding sequence ATGAAAAAGCTGTTTATATTATTGGTTGCCTTTATGGGGGTTGCAATGCAGGGGGTGGCACAACAGCGCCCGCAGTACAGCCAGTATATGCTTAACAATTATCTGCTTAACCCTGCCATCACCGGTATCGAGGATTATGCCGATATCCGGGTAAGTAACCGCCGGCAATGGGTTGGGCTGGATGGCGCCCCGGTTACCTATTACCTGACGGCCCATACGCCCCTTAACAAAGGGGCTGCCAGCAACAAGTTCCACAAAGAGCTGGCGCACCACGGCGTTGGCATTGCCTTCCATACCGACAAGACAGGGCCATTGCGCCGTACCGGCCTGACCGGCTCTTACGCCTACCACCTGCCCCTTACACGGACCATTAACGTAGCCGCCGGCGCTGCAGTAGGCCTTATCCGGAACTCATTGAATGCAGGTGAACTGGCGTTTACAAATCCCAACGACCCGCTGGTAGGCGGCGGTAACCTGAACAACAACCAGCTGGACCTGAACCTGGGGTTGTGGCTCTATTCCAAAAACTTCTCGTTGGGTGTGTCGGGCGCGCAGCTGCTGGAGGGCACCGGCAGTTTCCGTTCGCCGGAAGAGAGCAGAGCCGCTTTTGGCCTGCAGCGGCACTATTTTGTAACCGGTGCATACCGCCTGCAGCCAACAGAAACGATAGACATTATACCGTCCGTTATGGTAAAGCTGGCCGATCCGAGTCCCGTCTCGATTGATGCCAGCGTGCGGGCCATTTACGATAACCGCTTCTGGGTGGGTGCCGCCTACCGCCACGAGGATGCAGTGGTTGGTATGGTGGGCGTATACATCAGCCCTTTGCTGGATGTCTCCTACTCGTATGATGCTACCATCTCGAACCTGAATAAAGTGAGCGCCGGTACCCACGAGATCGTGGTGGGCTTTAAGCTGCTCAACAATCACCGCATTATCTGCCCTGAATGGATCTGGTAA
- a CDS encoding gliding motility-associated C-terminal domain-containing protein, with product MSLPFAFVAADASADLRITLQKSPGSIAVDDYKLGEEITYTITVDNLGPGNETGIKVNLVLPGQIKSTTPSNGVAMLAATPDNSISSGYWTISSMVSGSSATLKVVTTLRVASNAGASVSVAGAGVDKNQPNNFANLFFCVVPAAAGEIQGPTAVCTGQAYTYQIAAVPGASFYTWTFPADWDVVVDPDNQEIATVRKAGSSGKVSVAVGNTCGVGPARVLDVTATTGKPIITSPVQGKQYPCVNTLITYDITPVSGASGYSWTVPEGWAIQGASNGSSISVKVGSANGQVTVKAVNNCGEGDIKSLDVFPQSAAPAVPTITGESSVCQGSGGHSYSIPAVPGATYSWAVPQGWQITAGQGTNNITVNAGSLEGNVSVTVSNDCNLSATASFAVKMVPSPPPTPKEILGLSVVCANQTNITYTIAPVPGATSYRWEAPGWKIVSGGSTTTVTLDAGTTGTTISVVAINACGVTSAVQKATVVAQAAPQKPGPITGNALPCVGKTYTYTIAAVANTATYTWGVPQGWTVVSQEGTTLKVVAGSQNGDISVTAANGCGAGATTTLPVKPVSGAPAGLKINGPANVCAGSVVTYSLEPGVSASGYSWSVSVDKGWAIQGAANGTSVTVKVGTADGTVSITATNDCDAATKSLPVAVSTAAPVQLGPISGKTTMCAGATETYTIQPVAGAASYAWTLPQGWTIISGDGTTSITVKTTATAGQVAVAGVNACGAGGTKSVLAVAPLAGPPAAPTSIRQSVASFCGGTPGIVFNIDPIAGATAYTWSVPQGWQITAGQGTTSITVTAGTAAGDLKVYATNTCGQGNSQSLALAPQQLPAAPKLTAGPAEPCNGSSTSYSVEPLANVDSYTWELPQGWTILSGAGTASITVLPTATAGTLKVSAVTACGTGSATMLVVTPVTGKPTAPGMIRGEASVCTGRTVTYTVDAALRASSYAWTLPEGWTIVEGQGSTTITAKAGSQGGTLTVEAVNGCGNSLSATMALNAQPLAELGEIVDLSTPCAGLSYEVAPVAGASKYTWSVPDGWEITSGQGTNKVTVNPGTTTGNIGVVVDNGICQSEPSLLTPNTNLRNSEIIVPNVFSPNGDGNNDTWVIRNLENYPDNDLTVINRWGNEVYRSNAYKNNWNGSNLSEGTYYYVVRAKMCDGTSKLFKGYVTIVR from the coding sequence GTGAGCCTCCCTTTTGCTTTTGTAGCGGCCGATGCCTCTGCTGACCTGAGAATTACGTTACAGAAAAGCCCGGGAAGTATTGCGGTGGATGACTATAAACTGGGCGAGGAGATCACCTATACAATAACAGTAGACAACCTGGGGCCCGGTAATGAGACCGGCATAAAGGTGAATTTGGTTTTACCGGGACAGATCAAGAGCACCACGCCAAGCAATGGCGTGGCCATGCTTGCGGCAACGCCTGATAACAGCATCAGCAGCGGCTACTGGACGATCAGCAGTATGGTAAGTGGCAGCAGCGCCACGCTTAAGGTGGTTACCACCCTGCGGGTAGCCAGCAATGCGGGTGCCTCTGTTTCCGTGGCCGGTGCCGGCGTAGATAAAAATCAACCGAATAACTTTGCCAACCTGTTCTTCTGCGTCGTGCCCGCTGCGGCCGGGGAGATCCAGGGCCCCACTGCGGTCTGCACAGGGCAGGCTTATACGTATCAAATAGCCGCCGTACCGGGCGCTTCTTTTTATACCTGGACGTTTCCGGCCGACTGGGATGTAGTTGTCGATCCGGATAACCAGGAAATTGCTACTGTCCGTAAAGCAGGTAGTTCCGGTAAGGTTTCGGTGGCGGTAGGAAATACCTGCGGCGTGGGTCCGGCAAGAGTGCTGGATGTAACAGCAACTACCGGCAAGCCCATTATCACTTCGCCGGTGCAAGGCAAGCAATACCCTTGCGTTAACACCCTCATCACCTACGACATAACCCCTGTAAGCGGCGCAAGCGGCTACTCCTGGACAGTACCCGAAGGATGGGCTATTCAGGGTGCTTCCAATGGGAGCAGCATCTCGGTAAAAGTGGGCTCCGCAAATGGACAGGTTACCGTAAAGGCCGTTAATAACTGCGGCGAAGGCGACATAAAATCGCTGGATGTTTTCCCGCAGAGCGCAGCGCCGGCAGTACCGACTATAACCGGCGAAAGTAGCGTTTGCCAGGGTTCCGGCGGCCATAGCTACAGCATCCCGGCTGTGCCAGGCGCTACGTATAGTTGGGCCGTGCCGCAGGGATGGCAGATCACAGCCGGACAAGGGACCAACAACATCACCGTGAACGCAGGCAGCTTAGAAGGGAATGTCAGCGTAACGGTTAGCAACGACTGTAACCTGAGTGCCACAGCCAGCTTTGCTGTCAAGATGGTGCCATCCCCTCCTCCCACACCGAAAGAGATCCTCGGCCTCTCGGTGGTATGCGCCAATCAGACTAACATCACCTATACGATTGCCCCGGTGCCAGGCGCCACCTCCTACCGTTGGGAAGCGCCGGGCTGGAAGATCGTTTCCGGCGGAAGCACCACTACGGTAACGCTCGATGCCGGCACGACCGGCACCACCATTTCTGTGGTGGCCATTAATGCCTGCGGTGTAACAAGCGCGGTGCAGAAAGCCACCGTGGTGGCGCAGGCTGCTCCCCAAAAGCCAGGCCCAATTACTGGTAACGCGCTGCCTTGCGTGGGCAAGACCTATACGTATACTATTGCTGCGGTAGCAAACACGGCTACTTATACCTGGGGCGTGCCGCAGGGTTGGACGGTTGTGTCGCAGGAAGGAACCACGTTGAAAGTAGTAGCCGGCAGCCAGAACGGCGATATCAGTGTAACAGCTGCCAACGGCTGCGGTGCAGGCGCTACAACCACCTTGCCTGTAAAACCTGTTTCGGGCGCACCGGCCGGTTTAAAGATAAACGGGCCAGCCAATGTATGTGCCGGTTCTGTGGTTACCTATAGCCTGGAGCCGGGCGTCAGCGCTTCCGGGTATAGCTGGTCAGTGTCTGTAGACAAAGGCTGGGCGATTCAGGGAGCTGCTAATGGCACGTCCGTTACAGTAAAAGTGGGCACTGCCGATGGCACCGTAAGTATCACCGCCACCAACGATTGCGATGCAGCCACCAAGAGCCTGCCAGTGGCTGTTTCAACGGCAGCGCCAGTTCAGTTAGGCCCTATCAGCGGAAAAACGACGATGTGTGCCGGTGCTACCGAGACTTATACCATTCAGCCGGTAGCCGGCGCCGCCAGCTATGCCTGGACGCTGCCGCAAGGCTGGACGATCATTTCAGGCGACGGCACCACCTCCATTACTGTAAAAACAACAGCTACCGCAGGCCAGGTAGCAGTAGCCGGCGTGAACGCCTGCGGTGCCGGCGGAACGAAATCCGTGTTAGCGGTTGCGCCGCTGGCCGGACCACCTGCCGCGCCTACCAGCATCCGGCAGTCGGTTGCTTCGTTCTGCGGCGGCACCCCGGGCATTGTCTTTAACATCGATCCCATTGCAGGCGCTACAGCTTATACCTGGAGCGTGCCACAAGGCTGGCAGATCACGGCCGGACAGGGCACCACCAGCATTACCGTAACAGCAGGCACAGCAGCCGGTGATTTGAAAGTATACGCCACCAACACCTGTGGTCAGGGAAACAGCCAATCGCTTGCCCTGGCACCGCAGCAGCTACCGGCCGCGCCCAAACTTACAGCCGGCCCCGCAGAGCCCTGCAACGGAAGCAGCACCAGCTATAGCGTGGAGCCGCTGGCCAATGTAGATAGTTATACCTGGGAGCTGCCACAGGGCTGGACGATTCTTTCCGGTGCCGGCACTGCTTCTATTACCGTACTGCCTACTGCCACAGCCGGCACCCTGAAAGTAAGCGCCGTTACCGCCTGTGGTACCGGATCGGCCACAATGCTGGTGGTTACGCCTGTTACCGGCAAGCCAACAGCACCGGGCATGATCCGGGGCGAAGCCAGCGTATGTACCGGGCGTACCGTTACGTATACCGTGGATGCTGCCTTAAGAGCCTCTTCTTACGCCTGGACCCTACCCGAAGGCTGGACGATTGTGGAAGGCCAGGGCTCCACCACCATCACGGCAAAAGCCGGCAGCCAGGGTGGCACGCTAACAGTAGAAGCCGTGAATGGCTGCGGCAACAGCTTAAGCGCCACCATGGCGCTAAACGCACAACCGCTGGCCGAGCTGGGCGAGATCGTGGACCTGAGCACGCCATGTGCCGGGCTGAGCTACGAAGTAGCCCCTGTGGCCGGCGCCAGCAAGTATACCTGGAGCGTGCCGGATGGATGGGAGATCACCTCCGGGCAGGGCACAAATAAAGTTACGGTTAATCCGGGCACCACGACCGGCAACATCGGCGTGGTAGTAGACAATGGCATCTGCCAGAGCGAACCTTCCCTGCTTACGCCCAACACCAACCTGCGCAACAGCGAGATCATTGTGCCGAACGTGTTTTCGCCGAACGGCGATGGCAACAACGATACCTGGGTGATCCGGAACCTGGAAAACTACCCGGATAATGACTTGACTGTGATAAACCGCTGGGGCAACGAAGTATACAGAAGCAACGCTTACAAAAACAACTGGAACGGGAGTAACCTGAGCGAAGGCACTTATTACTATGTTGTGCGGGCAAAAATGTGTGACGGCACTTCAAAGTTGTTCAAAGGCTACGTGACGATAGTAAGGTAA
- a CDS encoding PorP/SprF family type IX secretion system membrane protein, with protein sequence MKKKATLIRWFLLLPAVLLAQTAAAQQAPQYSQYIFNELAINPAYAGSKEILNINATYRSQWTGLEGAPVTQTISVDGLTANPNLGWGAHIVNDALGAQRQTGVYADVAVRLATDHYSKLALGISAGAAQYVLDGTMLQTGSGQPDAAVPEGKEVKILPDAKIGVFFNTQRFYAGLTAASLVPYKSDKLLVATPRRHYFISTGYLLDLGPSLRLKPSILLKEDFKSPTNIDLNTFLLLNNRFWVGASYRTAMPLFTNLEMKQLGKRNAVAVMAQLYATPRLRVGYSYDISLSKLNNYASHEISLGYSFYKKSHGRIMTPRNL encoded by the coding sequence ATGAAGAAGAAAGCAACCCTCATCCGCTGGTTTCTGCTGCTGCCTGCAGTGCTGCTGGCACAAACCGCAGCGGCACAACAGGCACCCCAGTATTCGCAGTACATCTTCAATGAGCTGGCCATTAACCCTGCCTATGCCGGCAGCAAGGAGATACTGAACATCAATGCCACCTACCGCAGCCAGTGGACGGGGCTGGAGGGTGCCCCTGTTACCCAAACCATCAGCGTGGACGGACTGACGGCTAACCCGAACCTGGGTTGGGGAGCGCACATCGTGAACGATGCCCTGGGCGCGCAACGGCAAACGGGCGTGTATGCGGATGTGGCCGTGCGCCTTGCCACCGACCATTATTCCAAACTGGCTTTGGGCATTTCGGCGGGCGCTGCCCAGTATGTGCTGGATGGCACCATGCTGCAGACAGGTAGCGGCCAGCCCGATGCGGCAGTGCCGGAAGGGAAAGAAGTAAAGATCCTGCCCGATGCCAAGATCGGCGTCTTTTTTAATACGCAGCGTTTTTATGCCGGCTTAACCGCGGCCAGCTTGGTGCCCTACAAAAGCGATAAGCTGCTGGTCGCTACCCCGCGGCGCCATTACTTTATCTCCACCGGCTACCTGCTGGACCTGGGCCCCAGCCTGCGCCTGAAGCCCAGCATCCTGCTGAAGGAGGATTTCAAAAGCCCGACCAACATCGACCTGAACACGTTCCTGCTGCTCAATAACCGGTTTTGGGTGGGCGCCTCTTACCGTACGGCAATGCCGCTTTTTACCAACCTGGAGATGAAGCAACTGGGCAAGCGGAACGCGGTGGCGGTCATGGCACAGCTCTATGCCACGCCGCGGCTGCGCGTAGGCTATTCCTACGATATTAGCCTTTCGAAGCTGAATAACTATGCCAGCCACGAGATATCGCTGGGCTACTCTTTTTATAAGAAAAGCCACGGCCGCATCATGACGCCGCGCAACCTGTAA
- a CDS encoding OmpA family protein translates to MKLRLTLAFIVLLGLLGTPAATHAQDMKQADKYFNNFDFTKALAAYKAILENGEPNLLVVQRIADSYRIMNNSQEAEFWYAQATTFPNADPANLYLYAESAKRNGSYEKAKQLFEQYGRKVPAQAALARKMAASCDTAMTWIQEARPFAITKISTLNSEGADFSPIKLKDGLLFASDRMRTDPKQQTERYGWTGNGYIQLYFTKTKTDSTWEAPVPLPPSVNTTYHNGPGAFLEKDQLLYFTRTHVVKRSNSKANPDPTSWFKGSEAGTHTNRLGIYTAERKGDKWENVKPFKYNNTTAYSMGHPAVTPDGNVLYFVSDMPGGLGETDIYFCEKQKDGSWGKPVNAGNVINTSGRESFPSIGQDGVLYFSSDGHLGLGGLDIFKTFGSHNAWTRVENLKYPVNTSHDDFGALLNPDGKSGLLSSGRLGHNGFDDIFAFKEVKIPCTLTGRTVERLAQGNGTKRKELPVEHVLLQLFEEGSTTPVEVYSDKNGSFTFPVKASTNYTIKGSKPKYLTQTLDMMPDCRFNTDSVKVEMVFNRDTPDKPIVLENIYYDLDKSEIKPAAAKELDKLVQTLRDNPAIRIELSSHTDSRQGNRYNELLSQLRAQAAVEYIISKGIARDRLIAKGYGETQLLNRCTDGVNCSEAEHQENRRTEFKILR, encoded by the coding sequence ATGAAATTACGGTTAACACTTGCTTTTATCGTGCTGCTGGGTCTTCTGGGAACGCCTGCCGCCACCCATGCGCAGGACATGAAGCAGGCCGACAAATACTTCAACAACTTTGACTTTACGAAGGCTCTGGCCGCCTACAAAGCGATCCTGGAAAACGGCGAACCCAACCTGTTGGTGGTGCAGCGCATTGCCGACAGTTACCGCATCATGAACAACAGCCAGGAAGCTGAATTTTGGTATGCCCAGGCCACCACGTTCCCAAACGCCGATCCGGCCAATTTATACCTGTATGCCGAGTCGGCCAAGCGGAACGGCAGCTATGAAAAGGCAAAGCAGTTGTTTGAGCAGTATGGCCGCAAAGTGCCTGCCCAGGCAGCGCTGGCCCGCAAAATGGCCGCCTCCTGCGACACGGCCATGACCTGGATCCAAGAGGCCCGGCCTTTTGCCATCACTAAGATCAGTACATTAAATTCGGAGGGCGCCGACTTCAGCCCCATCAAACTAAAAGACGGGCTGCTGTTTGCCTCCGACCGCATGCGCACCGATCCGAAACAGCAAACAGAACGCTACGGCTGGACGGGCAATGGCTACATTCAGTTATACTTTACCAAAACCAAAACCGACAGCACCTGGGAGGCGCCCGTGCCCCTGCCCCCTTCTGTGAACACCACCTACCACAACGGCCCGGGCGCTTTCCTGGAAAAAGACCAGCTGCTATACTTTACCCGCACGCACGTGGTGAAGCGCAGCAACTCCAAAGCCAATCCTGATCCCACCAGCTGGTTTAAAGGCAGCGAAGCCGGTACCCACACCAATCGCCTGGGCATTTACACGGCCGAGCGCAAAGGCGATAAATGGGAGAACGTGAAGCCCTTTAAGTATAACAACACCACCGCCTATTCTATGGGCCACCCGGCTGTAACACCGGATGGCAACGTGCTATACTTTGTATCGGATATGCCCGGCGGCTTGGGCGAAACGGATATTTACTTTTGCGAAAAGCAAAAAGACGGCAGCTGGGGCAAACCCGTGAATGCCGGCAACGTGATCAACACCAGCGGCCGCGAGAGCTTCCCGAGCATTGGCCAGGACGGCGTTTTATACTTCTCCTCGGACGGCCACCTGGGCCTGGGCGGGCTGGATATCTTTAAGACCTTCGGCAGCCACAATGCCTGGACCCGCGTGGAGAACCTGAAGTACCCGGTAAACACCTCGCACGACGATTTCGGGGCGCTGCTAAACCCAGATGGCAAAAGCGGGCTGCTCTCTTCGGGGCGTCTGGGCCACAACGGCTTCGACGATATTTTCGCGTTTAAAGAAGTGAAGATCCCCTGCACGTTGACGGGCCGTACGGTAGAGCGCCTGGCACAGGGCAATGGCACAAAGCGAAAAGAGTTACCCGTGGAACATGTGCTGCTGCAGCTCTTTGAGGAAGGCTCCACCACCCCCGTGGAAGTATATTCTGACAAGAATGGCAGCTTTACATTTCCGGTGAAAGCTTCCACCAACTATACCATCAAAGGCAGCAAACCAAAATACCTGACCCAGACGCTGGACATGATGCCGGACTGCCGTTTCAATACTGATTCGGTGAAGGTGGAGATGGTGTTTAACCGCGATACGCCGGACAAACCGATTGTGCTGGAGAACATTTACTATGACCTGGATAAATCCGAAATTAAGCCCGCAGCAGCCAAAGAACTCGATAAGCTGGTGCAAACGCTGCGCGACAACCCGGCCATCCGCATCGAGCTGAGCTCCCACACCGACAGTCGCCAGGGCAACCGCTACAACGAGCTGCTCTCCCAGCTGCGCGCGCAGGCAGCCGTGGAATACATTATCTCCAAAGGCATTGCCCGCGACCGCTTAATTGCAAAAGGCTACGGCGAAACGCAGCTACTGAACCGCTGCACGGATGGCGTGAACTGCTCGGAAGCAGAGCACCAGGAAAACCGCCGAACCGAATTCAAGATCCTGCGCTAA